A segment of the Nitrospina gracilis 3/211 genome:
ACCATACTGGTTGGAGAGCGTCGGGCTTTGGATGGGGTCGATGAATTCGATTTCGATGTGATCCGAGAGTTGCCGGAACCCGTCCACCAGTTGCACGAACTCTTTTTTGACGGGATCGTCCACCTGGTAAAAAGCCATGATCTTGACCGGGCGGGTGAGGCCGGACAACACCTTCTCAGTCTGAGGAGCCAGCGTGTAGTAACCCGTCTCCGTCAAATCCACCCGTGCCTTGTGGCGGTGTGCGAGGATGTTGAGGAAAATGAGGATTCCGGTGAACACGAGGATCAACACCGCCGCGTTCATACCGTACATGACTTGCCGTGTGTTCATCGCCTTCCGGATGTTTTTGCGGTCCACAATGACGAAGGTGGCCAGGTTCAGCGCGGACAGGATGAAAAACGTCATCGGCCACACCGGAAACTGCGGGATCACGATATAAAGCAGGAGCGCGACGAACCCGAAGGTGATACCGATCCATGCAAGATAGGGAGTCGTTCGCTTCATAACCTCAGCTCCACCTCCGCGATTCCACCACCCGGTACGTCAGGAACAGGCCGAAGGCGATGAACGACAGGTAATAGGCCACGTCGCTGGAATCGATCACGCCCTGCAGAAACGACTCCATGTGGCTGACCAGCGAAATGTAATTGAGCAGTTCTCCCAGCTCCGGACCCGCGGACTGCGCGGCCCAGCCGATGATCCACATGAACAGGATGAATCCAAAGCTGATCACCGCGGCGATGATCTGGTTGTCGGTCAGCGAGGAAGCGAAGATGCCGAGCGAGATGTAACACGCCGCCATCAGAAGGATGCCCAGGTAGCCGGAGAGGATCGGGCCGATCTCCGGCGAGCCCATGAAGAGGATGAAGATCACCGAGTAAGAGGACAACAGCAACATCACTGCAACGACGCACAGGCATCCCAGAAACTTGCCCGCGATGATCTCGCGCATGTGTACCGGCGAGGACAGAAGAAGGGGAAAGGTCTTGTTCTTTTTTCTTCGGCCAATGCGCGCATGGTGATGAGCGGAATGATGAAAAGCAGGATCACCGACATGTTGGCCAGCGACGGTTCGATCACGAACTGGTTGACGTTGAGGATCTGGCCCATTTGCTGGAACTGCGGCGCTTGGAAGCTCTGGGCCCCGAACAGGGCCAGGAGGCTGTAAAACATCCAGCTGTACAGCGCGAGGAACACGGTCGTCACCACGTAGAATATGGGCGACTGGAAAAACGCGTTCAGTTCCCGTTTGGCGATCCACAGCGATTGTTTCATGACGGCGTATCCAGTTTTTCCTCGGTGGTCAGTTTCAGGAAAATATCTTCCAGCGTCATCGACACCGGCTTCAATTCCTCAAGCCCCCATCCCTGCTCCAGCACCATCCGTGCCACATCGTCCTGCGCCGGCTGGTTGGACTCAATGTCGATGATAAACCGGTTGACTCCATCCGGGTGCACGGCGGAGACCTTGTCCAGCGCTTCCAGCTTGGGAGTGATGCCGGTGTCGGCGTTTCGCACCTTCAACTCCAGCCGGTTGCTGTGGCGCAGCGACGCGTTCAAACCGTCGAGGGTGTCCATCGCCGCGATGCGGCCCTCGTGAATGATGATGACGCGCTGGCAGATCTGCGTCACTTCGGGAAGGATGTGCGAGCTCAAAAGAATCGTATGCGACTTGCCCAGCTCCTGAATGAGCTTGCGGATTTCGATGATCTGGATGGGGTCGAGGCCGATGGTCGGTTCGTCGAGGATGAGGATCTCCGGATCGTGGATCATCGCCTGCGCCAGCCCGATGCGCTGCTGGTAGCCTTTCGAGAGGCGGCCGATGATGCGGTCTTGGACGTCCCGGATATGGCACTGGCCGAGAACCCGGTCCACGGCGGAGGGGATCTGTTTTTTCGGCACCCCGCGCAGCCCCGCGGCGAACGCAAGATATTTCGACACCACCATGTCCTGGTACAGGGGCGGCGTCTCCGGCAGGTAGCCGATGCGCTTGCGGATTTCGTAGGATTGCTCGAAGATGTCGAAACCGCACACCCGCGCCGTGCCGCTGGAGGCGGGAAGAATACAGCAGAGAATATTCATCGTGGTGGTTTTACCGGCGCCGTTGGGTCCCAGAAAACCGACCACTTCTCCCTGGTTGACTTGAAATGTGAGGCCTTGAATGGCTGACCGGGGACCGTACGATTTGGCCAGATTTTGAACCTCTATCATGAAATCCTCGGATACGCAGCAACAGGTGGGATGGTTTGCGTAAAGAAATTAGATTTTATTTTCCAATAACTTCCCTCCGCAGGGGTCACTCAAAAAAATTATCACAGGCCCCTGCAGGAATCCATTAAAAATTTTTAATTTTCAGGAAGGGAAAATCGACGGACTGAGATGCCAACGGAGGAAAGGGGAAAGGATTGGGGCGGGTGGTTGTTTTCAAGTGAAACAAAAAATGCTCCCGTAAAGCGGGAGCATTAAACAAGGTGGCCCCGCAAAAGCGGGGCCATATTTTAAGGAATTACTGGAGCAGCTGCAGAACGCTCTGCGGAATCAGGTTTGCCTGACCGACCATCGCCGTCGAGGCCTGAACCAGGATCTGGTTTCGCGTCAGGTTGGCGATCTCCTGGGCGATGTCCGCGTCGCGGATCTGCGACTCGGCGGCCTGCACGTTCTCGATGGTGACGGACAGGTTGTTGATGGTCCGCACCAGCCGGTTCTGAACCGCACCGACTCTGCCGCGTGCATTGGAAAGGGTTTCAAGCGCAGTGGTGATCGCCTCCAGGGTGGTCAAAGCCAACGCTGCCGAGGTTATACTCTGGTCGTGAATCCCTAGCGTGGTGGTACTCATCGCGGTCAGATTCATTTCGAAATTCAAGTTGAAACGGCTGTCGACTGTGGAATCGGCGCCGATCTGGATCACGATNNNNNNNNNNNNNNNNNNNNNNNNNNNNNNNNNNNNNNNNNNNNNNNNNNNNNNNNNNNNNNNNNNNNNNNNNNNNNNNNNNNNNNNNNNNNNNNNNNNNACCCAGTCCCGCTTCGGCGACGTTGATCATGGAAACGCCGTCGTTGGCGTTGCGGAGCGCCTGGGTGAGGGCGCGGATGTCGCCGCGCAGTTTTTCCGAGAGGGCGAGTCCCGCCGGGTCGTCGGCACCACGGTTGATGCGCAGGCCCGAGGAGATGCGCTCGATGGACTGCGCCAGCCTGTTGTTGTTGACTCCCAGCAGACGCTGTGCCGTCAGGGACGGAATGTTGTTGAAAATCCGGATTGCCATTTCGATCCTCCTTGACCGAAAGGAGCCGTTCCGTTGCATCCTTGCAACTTTGGTGGGATGACTCCGTTATGATTTCATTCGCGAATGGTTCCCGCGAACTTTCGATGAATCCTATCCCTTAAAAGGGAAAATCTGCCTCTGCGGTTACTGGAGCAGCTGCAGAACGCTCTGCGGAATCAGGTTTGCCTGACCAACCATTGCCGTCGAAGCCTCTACCAGGATCTGGTTTCGCGTCAGGTTGGCAATCTCCTGGGCGATGTCCGCGTCGCGGATCTGCGACTCGGCGGCCTGCACGTTCTCGATGGTGACGGACAGGTTGTTGATGGTCCGCACCAGCCGGTTCTGAACCGCACCGACTCTGCCGCGCGCGTTGGAAAGGGTTTCAAGCGCCGTGGTGATATGGTCCAAAGTGGTCAAAGCCTCCGCTGCCCCGGTTATGCTAACGGCGTTTATCCCCAGGGTGCTGGTGTTCATGGCGGTCAGATTCATTTCGAAATTCAAGTTGAAACGGCTGTCGGCTGTAGAATCGGCGCCGATCTGAATCACGACNNNNNNNNNNNNNNNNNNNNNNNNNNNNNNNNNNNNNNNNNNNNNNNNNNNNNNNNNNNNNNNNNNNNNNNNNNNNNNNNNNNNNNNNNNNNNNNNNNNNGCCCAGTCCCGCTTCGGCGACGTTGATCATGGAAACGCCGTCGTTGGCGTTGCGCAGCGCCTGGGTCAGCGCGCGGATGTCGCCGCGCAGTTTTTCCGAGAGGGCGAGTCCCGCCGGGTCGTCGGCACCACGGTTGATGCGCAGGCCCGAGGAGATGCGCTCGATGGACTGCGCCAGCCGGCTGTTGTTGACTCCCAGCAGACGCTGCGCCGTCAGGGACGGTATGTTGTTGAAAATCCGAATTGCCATTGTTCAATCCTCCTTGACCGTTTGTCTTCCTGGGACCGGCTTCCGTGCCAACCCGTTATTTGTTGTGGTGTCATTCCCATTAATGGAATGAGGCTTGTTCTAAATATGAGGTTCAGTCGAACCTTCATCCGTGCTCACTCAATCTATCGGGATATTCCGACATTACTTTATAAACAAAATGTGTTTTTACCCGGAATTCCCGCAGGGCGCGGTTTGTCGGCGACTTTGATTGGGGAAGGAAAATGAAGGCAGGAGGGAGATCTTGGATCGGTAACAACATGCCCTATACAACTTAACGGCAGACCACCTTGAAAACTTGAATGACTCTTTGCGAAATTGTGACTCAGGTCAGGTTGTACCCGGCGATACCCGGGTTCTGGCTGAGAAAGTATATGACTTCATCCAGTGCCACGGTTCCGGAGTCGTTCAAGTATTTTCCGTACAACATGCCCAGCAGTTCATAGTCTTTCGCCGTTTCCACGACCAGTCGAACGTTGACGTTGCGCAGGTACCAGGGGGCGCGGGTGGCTGCGGCCTGCAGCGCGTGCACGGGATCCTCCAAAGCGGCCAATAGAGCTCCGGGGTCGGCGATGGGCTTGTTTGTTTTCGATAAGGTGCGGCACACCTCCAGGCGCATCACCGGGGCGGTGGTGCCGGGGGGGACATAATCGGAAGTGATGGTATAATCGGCGCGGGATTTCTGGTGCTCTTTTATGAGGGCATCGAGCAGTTCGACATCGATCAACGGCAGGTTGGCCCCGACGGGAACAACCTGGTCTGCACCCAGTTCCTCCGCCGCCTGAACCCAGGAACGGAGTGAGGATGGAGATGCGGTGATGGTGAACCCCGCCTCCATAGCTTCCGCCACTTGGGCCAAACGGTCTGTGGAAGCGTTTTCATCGGCCAGGAGAACGATGCGGTCGATTTGGTTGGAGTTGCGCAGTCGTTGAAGCACATGCTGGACCAGCGGGGTTCCCTCCAGCAGATTGAGGGCATGGCCGGGATCGGTCTCCGGACGGTTGGGGGCGTAAACGATAGCGGCAGGGGTCATGACCTTGTTCCCGAATTGAAGGTTCCTTGAATTTAAGCGAAACCGTACTTGTATTCCCGTAACGCTCGTCTGGAGTTCCTGAATGGCCCAATCCCGATTGACGCGCCCGAAAAAACTGAAGCAGGGGGATGCCGTTGGCATCGTTGCCCCAGCGGGTCCGGTGGACCCCGAACAACTGGAAAAGGGATTGCGCGTGATCCGAGGCATGGGATTTCACCCGGTTCCGGGTGAAAACCTCGCCGCCCGCAACGGGTTCCTTGCCGGCAATGACGCGGACCGTGCGCAGGACCTGATGGCGATGTTTGAGAATCCCGAAATCAAGGGCATATTTTGTGCGCGGGGAGGGTACGGGGTCAACCGCATTTTGCCTTTGCTCAAGCCGAAGGTCATCCAGGCGAACCCGAAAGTGGTGGTGGGATCCAGCGACATCACGCTGTTGCTTCTCTACCTGATGCAGAAGTGCTCGTTGATCCCTTTTCACGGTCCGATGATAGCGGGCAGCTTCGGGTGCCGGCCGATGACGCTGTCCAAAACCCAGTTCCGCAAAACACTCACCGCCACTGCCGGTGCCGGAAAACTGTCCGCCCCGCACGCGCGGGTCCTTCGGCCGGGCAAGGCACGAGGCAAACTCACCGGAGGGTGCCTCACACTCCTCTGCCGGTCTCTTCGCACCCCTTATGAAATCCAGACTGGCGGCCACCTGCTGGTCATCGAGGATGTCAATGAACCCGCCTACCGTATTGACGGCATGCTGTGGCAGTTGAAAACCGCGGGGAAGTTCAAAAACATCAAGGGTCTCGTTGTGGGGGAGATGGTCCAGTGCAATAACGGGGCACGAGGCGGGGCCGGGCTGGACGACGTGATTCTGGACGCCCTGAGGGACGCCTCGTTCCCGATCCTCACTAACTGTCCGGTGGGCCATGGAAACGAAATGTGGACCCTTCCCTGGGGCGTGGAGGCGGCAATGACCACTGAGTCACGCTTGCTGGAAATCAAGGGCACCGCGCTGACCTGAAGGCTGTTCACCGGATACCGCAATCCTTCCCGTTTTCCCTCACCGAAATCTCGCCATTCCTTTTTCCTTGATCCAGGTTTTTTTCATAAATTGGATAATCCGAACTTGACGAATTGAAACTCAGCCTTTCAAATAAAAATGGATAAGCCGATTGCAGGGGGGCAATCCATGGCGGTGGAATGCATTCATTGCGGAAATTTCGTGGAGAAGGGGCCGGGGGTCTGTGCCGTGTGCGGCGGGCGGCTTGTGGAACGCCGGAAAACGGCATCTATTGAGGAATCCGGGTCCCTTATGAAGTGGAGCTGGAATGATCTTCGCAACAACTGTCAGGAATGGTTTGCTTTCCACCCTGCAGAGGCGTTGATCTTCAAGGCTCTCCTTGCTCTTCTGGGGGTCATGTTTGCGGTTACCGTGTACCTTTCCTTTTAAATTGAAAACCACAACACTTTTTCTTTAAGGATGTCCATCGATCATGGTTGCGGATTGGATGGGTCTGATATTTGCGGTGGCCGGGCTGGGCGCCGTGGTGTACGCCTGGCGGATCCGGAATAAAGCCGAGTCCGCCCGTTTCTGGCCCGTGGCAACGGGTAAGGTTCAGCGCTCTTCCATCAAGCTGGAGAGGGGAGGGGGCTACCAGTCTTCCAACAGCACCTACCGCGCCGACGTGCGTTACCGTTACCGCGTCGGCGGTCGTTCCTACTCCAACAATAAAATCCTCATCGGCGGGCAATTGCAGATGGGGTTTCGAAGCCGTGCCGAAGAGCACTGCCGCCGTTACCCGGTCGGCACCGAGGTGGAAGTTTTGTACAATCCCGACAACCCGCAGGAAGCCTGCCTGGAGGCGCGTGAGGAAACCTCCGGATTTCTCCAACTCGTGGGTGGCGGGTTCGCCGTGTTTGGCGTCATGATGTACCTGGGCCTCTTGCCGTTCTGATCAATTCCCGAATTCGTATTGGATAGAAAAAATGAAGGTCTGGTCCGT
Coding sequences within it:
- a CDS encoding flagellin encodes the protein VVIQIGADSTADSRFNLNFEMNLTAMNTSTLGINAVSITGAAEALTTLDHITTALETLSNARGRVGAVQNRLVRTINNLSVTIENVQAAESQIRDADIAQEIANLTRNQILVEASTAMVGQANLIPQSVLQLLQ
- a CDS encoding cytidylyltransferase domain-containing protein, which codes for MTPAAIVYAPNRPETDPGHALNLLEGTPLVQHVLQRLRNSNQIDRIVLLADENASTDRLAQVAEAMEAGFTITASPSSLRSWVQAAEELGADQVVPVGANLPLIDVELLDALIKEHQKSRADYTITSDYVPPGTTAPVMRLEVCRTLSKTNKPIADPGALLAALEDPVHALQAAATRAPWYLRNVNVRLVVETAKDYELLGMLYGKYLNDSGTVALDEVIYFLSQNPGIAGYNLT
- a CDS encoding S66 peptidase family protein codes for the protein MAQSRLTRPKKLKQGDAVGIVAPAGPVDPEQLEKGLRVIRGMGFHPVPGENLAARNGFLAGNDADRAQDLMAMFENPEIKGIFCARGGYGVNRILPLLKPKVIQANPKVVVGSSDITLLLLYLMQKCSLIPFHGPMIAGSFGCRPMTLSKTQFRKTLTATAGAGKLSAPHARVLRPGKARGKLTGGCLTLLCRSLRTPYEIQTGGHLLVIEDVNEPAYRIDGMLWQLKTAGKFKNIKGLVVGEMVQCNNGARGGAGLDDVILDALRDASFPILTNCPVGHGNEMWTLPWGVEAAMTTESRLLEIKGTALT
- a CDS encoding ABC transporter ATP-binding protein, with protein sequence MIEVQNLAKSYGPRSAIQGLTFQVNQGEVVGFLGPNGAGKTTTMNILCCILPASSGTARVCGFDIFEQSYEIRKRIGYLPETPPLYQDMVVSKYLAFAAGLRGVPKKQIPSAVDRVLGQCHIRDVQDRIIGRLSKGYQQRIGLAQAMIHDPEILILDEPTIGLDPIQIIEIRKLIQELGKSHTILLSSHILPEVTQICQRVIIIHEGRIAAMDTLDGLNASLRHSNRLELKVRNADTGITPKLEALDKVSAVHPDGVNRFIIDIESNQPAQDDVARMVLEQGWGLEELKPVSMTLEDIFLKLTTEEKLDTPS
- a CDS encoding flagellin N-terminal helical domain-containing protein; translation: MAIRIFNNIPSLTAQRLLGVNNSRLAQSIERISSGLRINRGADDPAGLALSEKLRGDIRALTQALRNANDGVSMINVAEAGLG
- a CDS encoding ABC transporter permease; the encoded protein is MKQSLWIAKRELNAFFQSPIFYVVTTVFLALYSWMFYSLLALFGAQSFQAPQFQQMGQILNVNQFVIEPSLANMSVILLFIIPLITMRALAEEKRTRPFPFFCPRRYTCARSSRASFWDACASLQ
- a CDS encoding flagellin, which produces IVIQIGADSTVDSRFNLNFEMNLTAMSTTTLGIHDQSITSAALALTTLEAITTALETLSNARGRVGAVQNRLVRTINNLSVTIENVQAAESQIRDADIAQEIANLTRNQILVQASTAMVGQANLIPQSVLQLLQ
- a CDS encoding ABC transporter permease — its product is MREIIAGKFLGCLCVVAVMLLLSSYSVIFILFMGSPEIGPILSGYLGILLMAACYISLGIFASSLTDNQIIAAVISFGFILFMWIIGWAAQSAGPELGELLNYISLVSHMESFLQGVIDSSDVAYYLSFIAFGLFLTYRVVESRRWS
- a CDS encoding DUF3592 domain-containing protein gives rise to the protein MVADWMGLIFAVAGLGAVVYAWRIRNKAESARFWPVATGKVQRSSIKLERGGGYQSSNSTYRADVRYRYRVGGRSYSNNKILIGGQLQMGFRSRAEEHCRRYPVGTEVEVLYNPDNPQEACLEAREETSGFLQLVGGGFAVFGVMMYLGLLPF
- a CDS encoding flagellin N-terminal helical domain-containing protein is translated as MAIRIFNNIPSLTAQRLLGVNNNRLAQSIERISSGLRINRGADDPAGLALSEKLRGDIRALTQALRNANDGVSMINVAEAGLG